In Pyrodictium occultum, the genomic window ACCTTATTATTAGATCACGTAGCTTGTAGAGCGTCCTCCTCTCCTCCTCCGTGAGGCGAGTCAAGCTCTGCACCCCGGTACCTGCTTATCAGCATAACCAGGGCGCGACGGAGAGCCTCGCTACGGTTACGGAACACCCCGCTGCGCACCAGCTCGTCAAGCCTCTCCACAAGCTCCACCGGCGCCTTGAAGGTCACTATCACGGTCTGCGGCAAAAGCACTCCCCGGAGCCGTGGGCTTAGAGAAGTGCAGGGCCTCAGAATTAAGCCCAGAGGTGTAATACCGCAACAACTGCGCGGGCGAAAAAGGGGAGGCCCCTGGAGGTGCTGCGAACGATGGCGATAACCCGCGTCACCAGCTGCCCCAGCGACGAGGAAGTGTACCAGCTGCTAAGGCCCTATGTGGCTGAGTGGTTCCGGAGAAGGTATGGCAGCTTCACCCTACCCCAGCGCTGCGCTATACCACTGATAAAGAAGGGGCATAACGTGCTTGTATCATCACCCACAGGGACGGGCAAGACGCTCGCCGTGTTCCTCGGTATTATAGATGAGCTCTACCGGCTCGCCGAGGAGGGTAGGCTGGAGGAGCAGATATACGTCGTCTACGTATCACCCCTCCGAGCACTCAACAACGATATGAGGAGGAACCTGCTCCAGCCCCTCGAAGGTATAAGGAAGACTGCCGAGGAAATGGGGCTAAGCCTCCCCGAGATAAGAGTGGCTGTACGCACAAGCGACACACCGCCCTCCGAGAAGCAGCGGATGACCAAGAACCCGCCCCATATACTCATAACCACGCCCGAGAGCCTGGCTATCGCCCTCGCCGCCCCAAAGTTCCGCGAGAGGCTCAGCACCACACGCTGGATAATTATCGACGAGATCCATGAGCTTGCCTCAAGCAAGCGGGGCTCCCATCTCAGCCTCTCCGTGGAGAGGCTCGACTACGCAACTGGGGGTAGGCTGCAGCGCATTGGGCTCTCGGCCACCATAGCCCCGCTGG contains:
- a CDS encoding ribbon-helix-helix domain-containing protein; the encoded protein is MPQTVIVTFKAPVELVERLDELVRSGVFRNRSEALRRALVMLISRYRGAELDSPHGGGEEDALQAT